In Treponema primitia ZAS-2, a genomic segment contains:
- the ord gene encoding 2,4-diaminopentanoate dehydrogenase gives MQNVKVIIWGLGAMGSGMAEMLLGKKGVDIVGVVGRPDKEGKSMYDFLSIKRGNLPDVIIGSPEAVITEKAADVVLLCTDSFTAKAFERIQFILEKNINCITSAEEMSYPKAKEPELAKKIDEIARANGVSVLGTGINPGLIMDLLVITMTGCCKEVEHITSRRINSLSPFGPAVMEEQGIGITPESFRANVKTGELSGHVGFSESISMIADAIGWKLNDIKQSMEPIVTSVDRKSPYGFAKAGNVAGCAMKGYGYVDGDMKIEMDHPQQIEPEQVGVKTGDYVIIRGTPNINMINSPEVPGGIGTIAMCVNMIPQIINARPGLQTMITLPVPRAIMGDMRDMISEEAKIVK, from the coding sequence ATGCAAAATGTGAAGGTTATTATCTGGGGACTGGGGGCCATGGGCTCCGGTATGGCGGAAATGCTTTTGGGGAAGAAAGGGGTGGACATTGTCGGCGTAGTCGGCAGGCCCGATAAAGAAGGCAAGAGTATGTATGATTTTCTTTCGATAAAAAGAGGAAATCTGCCTGATGTGATCATCGGCTCTCCTGAAGCGGTGATTACCGAAAAAGCCGCAGATGTGGTGCTGCTCTGTACCGATTCATTCACCGCAAAAGCTTTTGAACGAATACAGTTCATTCTGGAAAAAAATATCAACTGTATTACCAGCGCAGAAGAAATGTCCTATCCCAAGGCTAAGGAACCGGAGCTGGCTAAAAAAATTGACGAAATTGCCAGGGCCAACGGCGTATCGGTCCTCGGCACAGGGATCAACCCCGGGCTGATCATGGACCTCCTGGTTATCACCATGACCGGTTGTTGCAAAGAAGTGGAGCATATCACATCCCGGCGGATCAACAGCCTGTCCCCCTTTGGGCCAGCGGTTATGGAAGAGCAGGGCATAGGTATCACCCCTGAGTCATTCCGGGCCAATGTTAAGACCGGGGAGCTTTCCGGGCACGTAGGATTTTCCGAATCCATCAGCATGATTGCCGATGCCATAGGCTGGAAGCTGAACGATATTAAGCAATCCATGGAACCCATTGTTACAAGTGTTGACCGCAAGTCCCCCTACGGATTCGCCAAAGCAGGAAATGTAGCGGGCTGCGCTATGAAGGGTTACGGGTACGTTGATGGGGATATGAAAATCGAAATGGATCATCCCCAGCAAATCGAACCGGAACAGGTGGGGGTCAAGACCGGGGACTATGTGATCATCCGGGGTACCCCAAATATCAACATGATCAATTCTCCGGAAGTTCCCGGGGGCATAGGTACCATCGCCATGTGCGTCAACATGATTCCCCAAATCATCAACGCCAGGCCCGGGCTCCAGACCATGATCACCCTGCCTGTTCCCCGGGCTATCATGGGGGATATGAGGGATATGATATCCGAAGAGGCAAAAATCGTAAAATGA
- the ortA gene encoding 2-amino-4-oxopentanoate thiolase subunit OrtA, with product MVNKGTWVLIHKVVLEPRERASQIPADTKKVPLEMWIKGRLQKDTMIRKEAEILTRTGRKETGTLLEENPTYWHDFGEFMPELLAISDQVRELVFGGKK from the coding sequence ATGGTTAATAAAGGTACCTGGGTTCTGATTCACAAGGTTGTTCTTGAACCCCGGGAGCGGGCTTCCCAGATTCCTGCAGATACTAAAAAGGTACCCCTGGAAATGTGGATAAAAGGCCGGCTCCAAAAAGACACAATGATAAGAAAAGAAGCGGAAATACTAACACGGACAGGCCGTAAAGAGACAGGAACACTGCTGGAAGAAAACCCCACTTACTGGCATGATTTCGGCGAATTTATGCCCGAACTGCTGGCTATAAGCGATCAGGTGCGGGAACTGGTATTCGGAGGGAAAAAATAG
- the ortB gene encoding 2-amino-4-oxopentanoate thiolase subunit OrtB has protein sequence MVGNRDYTSVMARKGEIMKRSVGIDYSAFESGSIAFDYEGMMRETGYTLEEIIKIQSRAHVGNTPIIELRNLTALARKCAKPGFGARILIKDEAANPSGSFKARRAATAIYHAKKHGFKGVISATSGNYGAAVASQAAMAGLKCIVVQECYDSKGLGQPEIIEKARKCEALGAEVVQLSVGPELFYKFLLLLEDTGYFNASLYTPFGIAGIETLGYEIATQFQEKYGRCPDMVVCTNAGGGNVTGTARGLLKARADSIVVGASVNLAGLHMASDRQFNRKSFTTGHTGFGVPFASWPDRSDVPRSAARPLRYMDRYVTITQGSVFYITEALASLEGLEKGPAGNTSLAAAFALAQHMLKDQLILVQETEYTGAGKHVQPQLSFARENGIEVAFGDPKDEVPGENLILPSHPALIKATDVDLDHIRSSLIKTALAGGKVPTEGDIKFLAEETRKDEAFVKAIIAKLQED, from the coding sequence GTGGTAGGAAACAGAGATTATACATCGGTCATGGCGAGGAAAGGAGAGATAATGAAACGGTCTGTGGGCATAGACTACAGCGCCTTTGAAAGCGGATCCATTGCCTTTGACTATGAAGGGATGATGCGGGAAACGGGGTATACCTTGGAGGAAATAATAAAAATTCAGTCCCGTGCCCATGTAGGAAACACCCCTATTATCGAGCTCCGGAATTTGACCGCCCTGGCCAGAAAATGCGCCAAGCCCGGTTTCGGCGCACGGATACTGATCAAGGACGAGGCCGCCAACCCCTCGGGAAGCTTCAAGGCCCGGCGGGCTGCCACCGCCATCTACCATGCTAAAAAGCACGGCTTTAAGGGGGTTATTTCCGCCACCAGCGGAAACTACGGCGCCGCCGTGGCCTCCCAGGCGGCTATGGCCGGGCTCAAGTGCATCGTAGTGCAGGAATGCTATGACTCCAAGGGACTCGGGCAGCCTGAGATTATCGAGAAGGCCCGGAAGTGCGAAGCCCTGGGAGCCGAGGTGGTTCAGCTTTCCGTGGGGCCGGAACTGTTTTACAAGTTCCTCCTGCTGCTGGAAGATACGGGTTACTTCAACGCGTCCCTGTACACCCCCTTCGGCATTGCGGGGATAGAAACCCTGGGTTACGAAATCGCCACTCAGTTTCAGGAAAAATACGGCCGCTGCCCGGACATGGTGGTCTGTACCAACGCCGGTGGGGGCAATGTAACTGGTACTGCCCGGGGTCTCCTGAAAGCACGAGCCGACAGTATTGTTGTGGGGGCCAGTGTAAATTTGGCAGGACTGCACATGGCCTCGGACAGGCAGTTTAACAGAAAGTCCTTTACCACCGGCCATACCGGGTTCGGGGTACCCTTTGCCTCCTGGCCTGACCGCTCTGATGTGCCCCGCTCGGCGGCCCGGCCCCTGCGTTACATGGATCGCTACGTGACCATCACCCAGGGCTCGGTATTCTACATAACCGAAGCCCTAGCAAGCCTTGAGGGGCTGGAAAAGGGACCCGCAGGAAACACTTCCCTGGCGGCGGCTTTTGCCCTGGCCCAGCACATGCTCAAGGACCAGCTGATCCTGGTACAGGAAACCGAGTACACCGGGGCGGGCAAACATGTACAGCCCCAGCTTTCCTTTGCCCGGGAAAACGGGATCGAGGTGGCATTCGGGGACCCCAAGGACGAGGTGCCCGGGGAAAACCTGATCCTCCCCTCCCACCCCGCCCTGATCAAGGCCACCGATGTGGACCTGGATCATATACGCAGTTCCTTGATCAAAACTGCCCTGGCCGGCGGGAAGGTCCCCACTGAAGGGGATATAAAGTTCCTGGCAGAGGAAACCAGAAAGGACGAAGCCTTTGTCAAGGCAATCATTGCGAAATTACAGGAAGATTAG
- a CDS encoding ornithine aminomutase subunit alpha, whose translation MKRQDDFTERRKHLATLNDEELYRHFWELTAKVVDPLLELGKKNTSPSIERSVLLRMGFSSPDTKAIVEGCIDQELLGKGAGHVVYRLSKLKNISINEAGAMLAAGQGWNDAVALFKA comes from the coding sequence ATGAAACGACAGGATGATTTCACTGAAAGGCGAAAGCACTTAGCCACTCTTAATGATGAAGAACTGTACCGGCATTTCTGGGAACTGACTGCCAAAGTGGTGGACCCCCTTCTGGAATTGGGTAAAAAAAATACCTCCCCTTCTATAGAACGATCAGTATTACTGCGCATGGGATTTTCATCCCCAGACACTAAGGCTATCGTGGAGGGGTGCATAGACCAGGAGCTTTTGGGGAAAGGGGCCGGCCATGTAGTCTATAGGCTTTCCAAATTAAAAAATATTTCCATAAATGAAGCCGGCGCTATGCTGGCTGCGGGGCAGGGCTGGAATGATGCTGTTGCCCTGTTTAAGGCATAA